In Thermospira aquatica, the following proteins share a genomic window:
- a CDS encoding bactofilin family protein has translation MAIRVDANTVIGEKSQFEGKMFINGTLQIDGRFEGTLLMVDQIYIGPNARVKANLEGSNVVIEGVVIGNIKARNRVILMPTARVLGDIRTPEIMIQNGVMLEGNLHIASKPDTAIREIILDLYKKHD, from the coding sequence ATGGCTATACGTGTTGACGCCAATACCGTCATTGGCGAAAAATCCCAGTTTGAAGGTAAAATGTTCATAAACGGTACTCTTCAAATCGATGGCCGGTTTGAAGGTACTCTACTCATGGTGGATCAGATATATATCGGTCCTAATGCCCGCGTAAAAGCAAACCTCGAAGGTTCGAACGTCGTCATCGAGGGCGTAGTCATAGGAAACATCAAAGCAAGAAATCGTGTTATTCTGATGCCTACAGCACGGGTTTTGGGTGATATCCGTACACCAGAAATCATGATTCAGAACGGCGTCATGCTTGAAGGCAACCTGCACATTGCAAGCAAACCTGACACAGCTATTCGAGAAATTATTCTGGATCTCTACAAAAAACATGACTAA
- the pdxA gene encoding 4-hydroxythreonine-4-phosphate dehydrogenase PdxA produces the protein MTNITITLGDPGGVGPEIVLRALQRREMQASVSYTLISHPAVKEWFSSHLQRKDILWHTVLDDMEFTLSFGKETPQGGRIAYESLRRALTFLKSESSDILVTAPLSKKNVHLWDEKFVDHTTFLGNAFNTEDYRMAFWSSKFGLILETIHVPLHKVPQILSPSHLEKTIRLGWEFSRKIFGENSRIVLCGLNPHAGEDGLLGREEIDILLPVAEKLKKEGIPLEGPLPADTVFYHALKGTYQFIVAMYHDQGLAPFKMIAFEEGVNITLGLPIIRTSPDHGTGFSIAGKGIASSLSMLNAIQIALQLKGQK, from the coding sequence ATGACTAATATCACGATCACCCTAGGTGATCCAGGGGGAGTTGGACCTGAGATTGTTTTACGTGCCCTTCAAAGGAGAGAAATGCAAGCGAGTGTTTCCTATACGCTCATCTCTCATCCCGCTGTAAAAGAGTGGTTTTCGTCTCATCTCCAACGAAAGGATATCCTCTGGCATACTGTACTGGATGACATGGAATTCACCCTCTCTTTTGGAAAGGAAACCCCTCAAGGTGGACGAATCGCCTACGAATCCCTCCGTCGTGCTCTCACTTTCCTCAAAAGCGAATCCTCCGATATCCTCGTTACTGCTCCTCTTTCCAAAAAAAACGTCCATCTCTGGGATGAAAAGTTTGTTGATCACACCACTTTTCTTGGAAACGCTTTTAATACAGAGGATTATAGAATGGCTTTCTGGAGTAGCAAATTCGGCCTCATTCTCGAGACCATTCACGTCCCTCTTCACAAAGTTCCTCAGATTCTCTCTCCCTCCCACCTTGAAAAAACCATCCGTTTAGGCTGGGAATTTAGCCGAAAAATCTTTGGAGAAAACTCTCGTATTGTCCTCTGTGGTCTCAATCCCCACGCTGGTGAAGATGGCCTTCTTGGCAGAGAGGAAATCGATATCCTTCTTCCCGTCGCTGAAAAACTCAAAAAAGAAGGAATCCCTCTTGAAGGTCCTCTTCCCGCTGATACGGTATTCTACCATGCTCTGAAAGGAACCTACCAGTTTATTGTCGCCATGTATCACGATCAGGGACTCGCTCCATTCAAGATGATCGCTTTTGAAGAAGGGGTCAACATTACCCTTGGTTTACCTATCATCCGCACTTCTCCCGATCACGGGACTGGCTTTTCCATTGCCGGGAAAGGCATCGCCTCTTCTCTCAGTATGCTCAATGCCATTCAAATTGCCCTCCAGCTCAAGGGGCAAAAATAA
- a CDS encoding DUF1577 domain-containing protein, whose translation MAVTEAIYQDEREIFKHFSIFCSNKVKVILRDRNTEFEAVCKECKNGEVFFSSVTNPNGISLESYRMRPLDAEISFGSDTFLFTAYPTSGNSISLPDVLRSHPKRRYPRIIIQGNPHVSKMYTIVSVRVVDPSIEDEELAKKIHLILSTIESNLVRSENYAMAKVTLYDGTEKSVIIQMLKEYKKPFVVFNTSNLTIKDENFLSYENYVKFMLEKGANRDAIMAQLDKIKDFYVKNAIKSEIIVPLIFEEETIGQIRVVTQKDYINKSHVIRLNSLAVNAIDNLFTKCAFEVVAKEPQPVIDLGVMGIKILVTDTDLYKYIRLGRRVYIQLYFPDDTMIKTMATIVNIYDETPEGFKPIGVKLSSNLDWKDKRKLEEFIQSVIRLQKIEPA comes from the coding sequence ATGGCCGTTACCGAAGCGATCTATCAGGATGAACGAGAGATCTTCAAGCATTTCTCTATATTCTGCTCAAACAAGGTTAAAGTTATTTTGAGAGATAGAAACACAGAATTTGAAGCCGTGTGTAAAGAGTGTAAAAATGGGGAAGTGTTTTTTAGTTCTGTAACCAACCCTAACGGGATCTCCCTGGAAAGCTATCGTATGAGACCCCTTGACGCCGAAATATCATTTGGTTCTGACACCTTCCTTTTTACCGCCTATCCCACCTCGGGAAACTCCATCTCCCTCCCTGATGTGCTTCGCAGTCACCCCAAGCGAAGGTATCCCCGTATCATCATTCAGGGTAATCCCCATGTTTCCAAGATGTATACCATAGTCAGTGTGAGGGTTGTCGATCCCTCTATCGAAGATGAAGAACTTGCTAAAAAAATCCACCTCATCCTGAGCACCATCGAAAGCAACCTCGTCAGATCAGAAAACTATGCCATGGCTAAAGTCACCCTTTACGACGGAACCGAAAAAAGTGTTATCATCCAGATGCTCAAAGAATACAAAAAGCCTTTCGTAGTTTTTAACACCAGTAACCTCACCATCAAGGACGAAAATTTCCTCTCCTACGAAAACTATGTAAAATTCATGCTCGAGAAGGGTGCAAACCGTGATGCCATCATGGCTCAACTCGACAAGATCAAAGACTTCTATGTTAAAAACGCCATCAAAAGTGAGATTATCGTACCCCTCATTTTTGAAGAGGAGACAATAGGTCAGATACGTGTCGTAACCCAAAAGGATTACATCAACAAGAGTCACGTAATCCGTCTAAACTCCCTCGCCGTCAATGCTATTGATAATCTCTTTACCAAGTGTGCCTTTGAAGTGGTGGCAAAAGAACCCCAACCTGTCATAGATCTCGGTGTGATGGGAATCAAAATACTTGTTACAGATACCGATCTCTACAAATACATCCGTCTCGGAAGAAGGGTTTATATCCAGCTCTATTTCCCCGATGATACCATGATCAAAACGATGGCGACTATTGTCAATATATATGACGAAACCCCAGAGGGTTTCAAACCTATCGGTGTAAAACTCTCCAGTAACCTGGACTGGAAAGATAAACGAAAACTCGAGGAATTCATCCAGTCTGTTATCAGACTCCAGAAAATAGAACCAGCCTAA
- a CDS encoding CsgG/HfaB family protein has product MRLWRQVLLLLGLFSIGFTQETLSIVVMEIENRTSETSLDNRTLTEVVELHVVNMRQFRVVERQKLDRILSEQKLNASGLTEKEVARVGSLVGASKAITGSLSRVGSRYILILRLIDTTSATIEEVSELKDTSLERLLDRIDEPVKDLVRSLGAKKPQKISSSSPSQAEKTSTSAEVETPSRPKDSGVEETDEEALERLIRNAKEKLKKQDTNQSPSPQEASLPPSQEPSTPAPEVKEEASTLLENFRQNPWGIILQLGITGDAQIYNKKWNFAGVGWGLFTLENRIYIGYEFAFIRPSAHVMMGYQIGGFPEVKRYLLGVQHGFINTVEISALGWQAGFINTTRDQMLGFQQGFLNTTGTIRGVQLGFVNTAKEVRGIQMGFLNVTGRLYGIQLGLLNTSRQNGLPFMIGINIGF; this is encoded by the coding sequence ATGCGTTTATGGCGACAAGTATTGCTTCTCCTGGGACTTTTTTCCATCGGATTCACCCAGGAAACACTTTCCATTGTAGTGATGGAAATCGAAAACCGAACAAGCGAAACCTCTCTTGACAACCGAACACTCACAGAGGTGGTAGAACTGCACGTTGTCAACATGCGACAATTTCGGGTTGTAGAACGACAAAAACTTGATCGCATCCTCTCCGAACAAAAACTCAATGCCTCCGGTCTCACCGAAAAAGAAGTTGCCCGTGTGGGCTCTCTTGTTGGAGCATCCAAAGCGATCACTGGTTCTCTTTCCCGTGTGGGTTCACGCTATATTCTCATCCTCCGTCTCATAGACACCACCAGTGCTACCATCGAAGAGGTTTCAGAGCTCAAAGACACCTCACTTGAACGTCTCCTTGATCGTATCGATGAACCCGTAAAAGATCTTGTTCGCTCACTTGGAGCGAAAAAACCTCAAAAAATCTCATCTTCTTCCCCATCTCAAGCGGAAAAAACCTCCACTTCTGCTGAAGTTGAAACCCCTTCCCGCCCAAAGGATAGCGGTGTAGAAGAAACAGACGAAGAGGCTCTTGAAAGACTCATCCGAAACGCCAAAGAAAAACTCAAAAAACAAGATACAAACCAATCTCCCTCCCCTCAAGAAGCATCTTTACCTCCTTCCCAGGAACCGAGTACCCCAGCGCCTGAGGTAAAAGAAGAAGCCTCTACCCTCCTTGAGAATTTTCGCCAAAACCCATGGGGGATCATACTTCAGCTTGGCATCACCGGCGATGCGCAGATCTATAACAAAAAATGGAACTTTGCCGGCGTAGGATGGGGACTCTTCACCCTGGAAAACCGGATATATATAGGCTATGAATTTGCCTTCATCAGACCATCAGCACATGTGATGATGGGATATCAAATTGGGGGCTTCCCTGAAGTAAAGCGATACCTTCTTGGAGTCCAGCACGGATTTATCAACACGGTAGAAATCTCTGCCCTTGGATGGCAAGCAGGGTTTATCAATACCACCCGCGACCAAATGCTTGGTTTCCAACAAGGATTTTTGAATACCACAGGGACTATTCGAGGCGTTCAACTGGGTTTTGTGAATACTGCTAAAGAGGTACGAGGAATACAAATGGGCTTTTTGAATGTGACAGGCAGGCTGTATGGGATACAACTTGGATTGCTCAATACCTCACGGCAAAACGGTCTTCCTTTTATGATTGGAATTAACATCGGCTTTTAA
- a CDS encoding Ig-like domain-containing protein produces the protein MNLKKYFFLSTFLVTLSCTTTIEDGIILSPRDGETVRGVVIISLSPPPGIVVDRVEVFIQNVLFKTINAPGPYTCEWDTTTGEYPNGFYQITASVYDIDGQVTTQTIEVQVAN, from the coding sequence ATGAATCTCAAAAAATATTTCTTCCTCTCTACTTTCTTGGTAACACTATCCTGTACAACTACCATAGAGGATGGTATCATCCTCTCCCCAAGGGATGGAGAGACAGTTCGTGGGGTCGTCATTATCTCCCTCTCCCCTCCACCGGGGATAGTCGTTGACAGGGTTGAGGTTTTTATTCAAAACGTCCTCTTTAAGACAATTAACGCGCCAGGTCCCTATACGTGTGAGTGGGATACAACCACGGGAGAGTATCCCAACGGATTTTATCAAATCACTGCATCCGTGTATGACATAGACGGGCAGGTAACAACACAAACTATCGAGGTTCAGGTTGCTAACTGA
- the truB gene encoding tRNA pseudouridine(55) synthase TruB, with product MNGILPVSKPQGMSSYDVIRFLQKAIPTLQKHKIGHGGTLDPLAEGVLLLLIGEATKLFDFILEHNKTYEVWIQFGSATTTDDADGEIYATSPIIPSPDQVREVISHFTGHLSQIPPAYSALKVKGKRAYELAREGKQPNLQPREVEIFSHEILSYDQQNRILHTRVLCSSGTYIRSLARDIGNALGCYGHVARLIRTQTLGITLEQCADISRLTETNWTEFLLPMRTVVTLPSLEIKEASWILQGRKLSPHAFCNPPEYDGMYQIVKDEKLLAIGEWKEGRFFYKRVFHA from the coding sequence ATGAACGGTATTCTCCCCGTTTCCAAACCCCAAGGGATGTCATCGTACGATGTCATCCGTTTTCTCCAAAAAGCCATCCCAACCCTCCAGAAACACAAAATCGGTCATGGCGGAACCCTTGATCCCCTGGCAGAGGGTGTTCTCCTCCTTCTTATCGGTGAAGCCACAAAACTCTTTGACTTCATCCTCGAACACAACAAAACCTACGAGGTCTGGATTCAGTTTGGCTCAGCCACAACAACCGATGATGCCGATGGAGAGATCTATGCAACATCCCCTATCATTCCTTCCCCTGACCAGGTAAGAGAAGTTATCAGCCACTTCACAGGACACCTCTCCCAGATTCCACCAGCCTACTCAGCTCTCAAGGTCAAGGGTAAGCGTGCCTATGAACTGGCCAGAGAAGGGAAACAACCCAACCTCCAGCCCCGTGAGGTGGAGATTTTTTCCCATGAAATCCTCTCGTATGATCAACAAAACCGTATCCTCCATACCCGTGTCCTCTGTTCCTCGGGAACCTATATCCGGAGCCTTGCCCGAGATATTGGCAACGCCCTGGGCTGTTATGGGCATGTTGCTCGTCTCATTCGCACCCAAACTCTGGGAATTACCCTCGAACAATGTGCTGACATCTCCCGTCTCACAGAAACTAACTGGACAGAGTTTCTTCTTCCCATGAGAACTGTCGTCACACTTCCCTCTCTCGAAATCAAAGAAGCCTCATGGATCCTTCAGGGGAGAAAACTTTCCCCTCACGCTTTTTGTAACCCTCCGGAATATGATGGCATGTACCAGATTGTCAAGGACGAAAAACTCCTTGCCATAGGAGAGTGGAAAGAAGGAAGGTTTTTCTATAAGCGAGTGTTTCATGCCTAA
- a CDS encoding B12-binding domain-containing radical SAM protein: MPKPNILLVYPYIEDFAAYDHFAKPVGLWMIADMLADQANIWYINALDRSIPELHLTLKPDGTGHFFQQVLPTPPQLSDIPRRWKRYGMPEHLFLRKLGQLPEKPDWIFVSSGMTYWYTGLHYTLSLLREKFPHARIALGGIYTSLLPDHAQTLGGDIVIPFQHPAQVATALSRILNLSIQKTDIVPDYTIAGEYAYAPLLLSMGCVFKCHYCASPRLLSFLPLSKERTIAAFQWLYEEKKVRHFAFYDDALLVHPEDRLIPLLTFSLEKGYECSFHTPNGLHIRFLTEDLARLMKKAGFIDVRLSLESSDEVFQKTQGQKAKNDEFLRAIEMLFKAGFERKHIRVYTLANVPGQTLSSVEKTMDFIYASGALPMLAYYSPIPGTPDFKLSQAITDLSDPLFHNNTVYLYRSGIDIQYLQYLHQKEVAYRHKEEPSSPPQPL; the protein is encoded by the coding sequence ATGCCTAAACCAAACATTCTCCTCGTTTACCCCTACATCGAGGACTTTGCCGCCTATGATCACTTTGCCAAACCCGTGGGACTCTGGATGATCGCCGACATGCTTGCCGACCAGGCGAACATCTGGTATATTAATGCCCTCGACAGGAGTATCCCCGAACTCCATCTCACCTTGAAACCGGACGGTACTGGCCACTTCTTCCAGCAGGTTCTCCCTACGCCTCCCCAGCTGAGCGATATCCCCCGCCGCTGGAAACGCTACGGTATGCCAGAACATCTTTTCCTCCGTAAACTTGGCCAGCTTCCTGAAAAACCTGACTGGATCTTTGTCTCCAGTGGGATGACTTACTGGTACACAGGCTTACACTACACTCTGTCTCTTCTCCGCGAGAAGTTCCCCCATGCCAGGATAGCTCTCGGGGGAATCTACACCTCTCTTCTCCCTGACCATGCGCAAACTCTCGGTGGAGACATCGTGATCCCCTTTCAGCATCCGGCTCAGGTCGCAACAGCCCTTTCCAGGATTTTGAATCTTTCCATCCAAAAAACAGACATCGTTCCTGATTATACCATCGCTGGTGAGTACGCGTATGCCCCCCTTCTCCTTTCAATGGGATGCGTCTTCAAATGTCATTACTGTGCAAGTCCACGCCTCTTATCCTTTCTTCCCTTGAGTAAAGAAAGAACCATAGCTGCCTTCCAGTGGTTGTACGAAGAAAAAAAAGTCCGCCACTTCGCTTTTTATGATGATGCCCTTCTCGTCCATCCGGAGGATCGTCTTATCCCCTTGCTGACTTTTAGCCTTGAAAAGGGATACGAGTGTTCTTTTCACACGCCAAATGGCCTCCACATCCGCTTTCTCACAGAAGATTTGGCCAGACTTATGAAAAAAGCAGGATTTATAGACGTACGACTCTCCCTTGAATCCAGTGATGAAGTTTTCCAGAAAACCCAGGGACAAAAAGCCAAAAACGACGAGTTTCTCAGGGCTATAGAGATGCTCTTCAAGGCAGGTTTTGAACGAAAACACATCCGGGTCTACACCCTCGCCAACGTTCCCGGGCAAACCCTTTCCTCTGTGGAAAAAACGATGGATTTTATCTACGCCTCAGGGGCTCTCCCCATGCTTGCCTACTACTCGCCCATCCCCGGAACACCGGATTTCAAACTCTCACAAGCCATCACTGATCTTTCCGATCCTCTCTTTCACAACAACACGGTCTACCTTTATCGAAGCGGTATTGATATCCAGTATCTCCAGTATCTCCATCAGAAAGAAGTTGCCTACCGTCACAAAGAAGAACCATCATCACCCCCACAACCCCTTTAA